A region of the Cricetulus griseus strain 17A/GY chromosome 7, alternate assembly CriGri-PICRH-1.0, whole genome shotgun sequence genome:
CTGAGTGAGGTATATGAACAGAAAGTCCATAGTCAATCAAAACAAGATGTAAAGATTGATCTGAAACTTCAGAAATTTCTGCTCTGTTCCACTGACCTTCCAACTCATTTTTGAATAGGCAACTGGAACCAGGAATCATGCGCTCTGGGGGCAAGACTTGCAAGGGCTCCGGTATGTCAGAAAGCAAGGTAAAGAGGTACTTCATTATATCAAAGAAATCCTCTAATTGCACACAGAAGTCTGAGGGGTCGCTGACAGCAGTGGCGATGCCGCAATACCGCCTACCATTTTGGAGTGGTGCCCAAACAAAAGGCCGGGTTACACATGGTGACAGAAGAATCTGGGGCTCCAGACTGAGAACAGTACCTGAAGATGgccatttgttttcttccacCAGAGATGTAGACACATTTAAAtacctccaaagcaacacaccATTGGCCAACATTTCCACTTCCCAAGCGTAGTCTAAATATTTCAGAGAAATGATGCTCATTTGCAAAtgaggaaatacacacacaatgaactcAAGGGTAGTCTTCTTGGAATGTCTAAACCAAATCCGTTTTTGAGCCATGCCTTGTCTTGAAATATTTCTGATCTGTCTACTAAATACCTTGGTATTATCTACAGGCACTGCTTCATGTTGTCCATGATTTACTAAAAAGCCAAGGACTTTCTCATCCACCCACTGCTCTTCCGTTTGGGATTGGTACCTCTTGAAATTTCTTCTAGATACTGACAAGAATTCTAACCCCCTTTTAATAATATCCATTGATAAAAAAGAGGAATAATCTTCTTTAGGAATTAATCGTGCTAAATctgatgttttctgattttttggTAACTTCACATGAAATCCCCCAGTCTCTGAAATGTAAATCATTTTGGATTTTTCAAACTGCCCATGCCTTACCAGTTCAGAAGGAATTTCAACTAGCTGTTGGGAGAGTGGTTTGAAGATCACCAAACCTTCATATGAATTTACTCTTCCTGCCTTCCAGTGGCTGTTTTCACAAAGACTAACTTTGAGAGCGATGACCCGAGGCGTCTGCAATGTCCCCTCCTGTAGTTTAGGACATGGCGACCAGCTCAGCAATTTCTTGATGACACATTTATTACCACAAGTTATATTGACTTCCCATTTCCCGTTGTGCATCTTCAAAAATTCGCAAGAAATTATTCTATTGATTACTCCCAAGGAAAAATATTCTGCAATTTTGCTTTTGCACATTTCAATGGGCCCATTCCATTTTATCCTatggagaaaagaataaattccCAGCTGGGGCATAGTTAAGAGTTCCCTGCTAATTGAATAAACTTTAGAGCCATTTACTATGGCGGTATTACCATGATCAAAAACTTCCACTTCAAAGGGTCCTTTAGGCAACACTTCCTTAGTACTGTCTGTGGACACGGCATGGTTATTAGAGTATTCTACATGATCTCTCACCAGAAGGCTCAGGGAGTTCTGCTTTTTCTGGCCATTTGTTCTCTCATTTAGAACATCCGTGAGTCCTATGGCTTCATTTCCATTCCCAGCAAGTGGAAAATTGGCTAGATGGTGGCTAATGGGTGCAGACCCTTTAACCTGGCTACTCAAGTCAATGTGGGCTTGAGGAACCTTTGTGACTGGAGGTCTATGAAGGATGCATCGAGTTTGGGAAGATGCCTGATTTAAGTCTTTGGTAACTAACTTTGATGCTGTCTCTTGTGATTTGGAGCCCATGCCACTTTCTTCAGGAATGTGTCCAGACCCCAGAAtgagttttccatttttatgtttaaGCCCATACTTAAAGGGCCTCTTCACTTTGCTTTTTGGCGTGGGTTCAACTCCGTAACAAATGGATGGTTTCAAACTCCTGGCATACATGCTTTCTGGGCGCATCAATTGATCTGTTTTCTTTGCAGAATGTTTTGGTAGGctagttttatttattgctttgcaGCAACGGTtgctttctgggttttctttcgAAGGTGCAGTGAGTGCCTGATTTAACTTAGGATTCTTTTCCACACACCATGCTTGCTCAGAGTGTTTTTCTCCATAAATACTAAGTAGCAATTTTATTGTCTGATTTATATGTTGATACCCATCATATAAGTCTATACCAAGCTGCCCATCTGATTCCCTGGACAGTATCACTGCTTTTAAGGGCTTCCCTAGGAAACTGTCTTCAAACCACCTATTGATTTCTCCTGGAATATCTATATCTCTAAGATCTGACAGAAAACATTGAATTGCTTGCATAGGTGTAAACAGCAGTTCCGGAAACTGATCAGAAATGGCACAAACCATATTTTCTTCTACAAACTGCTCATTCCCATAGTCCACAAAATAAACGCAAGGGTCAGATGATGACTCTGTTGGCTTCACCAAGGCTCTGTATGAGAGCCCATCCTCTATGTATTTAGAAATGCACAGTCTCATTCTGTTCCAGTCATACTTTGCACACATTTTGAGGCTAATCATCTCTGTGATTCTTGTCTCCAACATCTCTAAATCTTTACTGTTTCTACAAAGCTGACAATAGAACTTTTTGGGACTATACACATGAGAGATATACACATCTTCTTCACTTCCAATCTTTATATCAAATGAAGAGTAATAGTAACTGTAAAGACTAACTGAAAATGGGAGTGGCCTTGATAATACACTGTAGTGGGTGGAGCCACGACGAAGGAGAAATTCATTTGCACTGGTAAGTGATGATTGTAAATCCACTAAATTACACAAGCATTTAGGGTGTATAAGAACTAAGGCATACACAATACAAGTTAGTAACCCTCCACGTGAAGAAATGAAATATCCAAAGTCTCTGGAGGCTTCTTCTGTCCAGTCTAATATTTTACATGTAATGGGCTCAACTAAATAGTTGAGACAGCATCTGAAAGCTTGAGCTTCTAAAGCAAGAAAATGTGGGTTGATGGCACAAAGATCTTTAATGAAAACTCGCTCTTGATTGCCATAGTCAACAAATACTAGTTCTACTTCTTGGTCTGATGCTTGAGTCAAGATGGCAGCCCTGTACCACTTCCCATCTCTAGAATGCTTAGCCACACAAGCTACCTTCCCAGTCTGATATGGTTCTGGATGGATGCTATAATAATCTTGAATTTGTTCCATCAGTAATTTCAAATCTCCTGACTTACACAGAAGTTGGCATGAAAAGTCACCTGGACCATGGCAATAAGAACAGTTGACTTCAAGAAGTTTTCCTGGCTTAAATACATATTCCTTATAAGGCTGTGATGAGCTTTGTTCAAAACAAAAGTTGAAAGAAATTTTCAGATCCAGGACCCTATGTAAAGATGAGaggttttctttcagtttatcaGAATGAGACTTTTCAGGCTTAGGTCTTTTGACAGGGGCAGAGGCCagaacatttttattatgaaGTGTATCTtcatattttaactttaacattgaACAGTCTCCTACAGATTTGGGGAAATCTTCCAATGCTACCTCTGTAGATTCTGCATACCCAGCTTGTAGCATCAGAGAGGCAACATCCATATTTTCAGGGGTTTCAATATTCTGAATACTCACTATGTACTTGTCATCTTTTTTTGCTCTAACTTGAAGCAAAATTGCTTTGTTCAGAacgatttttttaaaataatctgttGCTGCCTGTACCCATAAATCTGTGACAGGAGATATATGTGCCAGTGAACAGTGCATGGCTAAGGGAGGCAAATCACAAAATTCTGGAAGCAAAATTTTTGCATCAAAAAATGGTATGGAGTCAGTACTTCCATAATCCAGAAGGTAAACATTAATCCAATAATCATTCATTGCAGTGATGATGGCTCGGTAGAAACATCTGTCCTTGCTATATCTGGCACAACAGAACAGTCCAGGTTCAGGGTTTCTCAGAGTTAGTTCATCATTTTCAGATGCattgtaaaatttatttatagttttcattATGTCTTCAAATTTGTTCTGATGCTTACTAATGCGTACCCAGAAATTTGATGGGTTCAATACATTCACTACAAATGCGATGTGGGTAGATTCTATCTCCATTTTTACAGTTTTAATAGGAAACCCTGCTTTTAAGTCATCTTTTTCATTTAGTCCACCCACTGACTGTTCAGTATATCCAATAAAACCTTCAGATGCAAGGCTGCCTGTATCAGAAGTGCCTGTCTCACTCAAGGAATTGGTAATGTTTGATTCAAATGCAGGACAAAGTATTTGTGTTCCCAGTGTCCTCAGAAGACACATGGAATTAACTGCAGATTCTTGAGACTGTAAAGTCACATAATATAGACGTTCATCCTCGCTGAACCAGTCAATATGGGCATACACTACGTGTCCTAACAGGGCTTGCTTAAATATAGTCAGTTGTTGTCTTCTTACTTCTGGGTCTGGACAATGTAAGTACGTCAGAGAACATGGGAATGAAAACAGTGGTGCAAAAATAAAATCCTGTTTCAGTTTCTTCACGTGAATCGAGGGTATAGACTCACTGCTGCCATAATCCATGAACCAAATTTTCACTTGATTATCAGGCAAGAGTTTCTGGAGAATTCCTCTTTGCCACCGTCCATTTGTCCCTTTAGCAACACACAGGAGTCCAAAATTATCACAAGTAGGGCTGGTTTCTTGTCCTACTGTGTTGTAATGCAAATTCATACACTCTGTCAAGTCTTCTAGCTCTGGAATCCGCGTAAGTAGTTGGCAATAAAATTTGCCAGGGCTCAGTGCAGATGACACTTTGACGCTGTCCAAACTTCCTACTGATAAAGATGGCTGGAAATTATCTAGGATATATTGAACATCAAGCGAAGTACTCTTACTACTTAATGATGAGTCCAGTCTTTTATGGTGCAGTAAGTCTGGCATTGGCTGGGGGAGTTCTTTTAATATTTCCACAATAAGACGAAAAGTATCCCTATCAATAAATCTTCCTAATTGTAATTCAAGAACCTCAGAAATCACTTTGGGTGCCTCGAGAAGAATCATTTGAAGAGGCAAAACTGTTTGCATGTTGACTTTCAGCCGTATTCCTACCAGTGACTTGAAATAATGCAAAGCCTTTGGTGACCATTTCTCTCCAACTGGGAGTATGTTGGCAAAAATGCCAAATATGACTCTGGGAGGGAGTTCAAACAACTTTTCACAAGCAGAGGCTACCCGAGTACCATCCACTCTCAGCTCTTCTCCCCGATCAATGAGCAACACTGTGTAGAGTTCGTTCGTCTTCCCCACAACCCTTCCTCTCTGCCATTCTCCAGTCACTTTTTCCTCCACCAGACAAAACTCGTTGACGCCCACGGTATTCTTCACTTTGGGGATATACTGTATTTCCCTCTGCAATATGTGATAGTCAAACTGACACTCACTATTATTTTTGCCTTGAAATTTCACAAGAACATCCTTGGAAAGACACTCAATATGTAAAACTGTCAGATCCACATCTAAAAATGTTGGTAATAAAGATGTAGAATCcatttttctaaaaaaagaataagtgcAAATTAGCTTCTAATAAATGGCTATAAATATTACATGAAATGAGTCATATAAAGTTGGTAAGTATATATAAAGCATCAAGATAATTCCATATTTGCTTTTACATTATTTGGGGGTAATTGAAACATACATGACATAGTATGTGGatagagctcagaggacaacccatggacatcaaactcagatcatcaggcctggtggcatGTGCCCCTATTCACtcagtcatctcaccagccctcgtTTTTTTAGTCATATCAAACATGTTGGCAAAATCTGTATGCACTAGGCAAAATGGTGTCGGCATAAACAAGATGTTGCTGAGATAAACACTATTTACACATCAGAAAATTTCACTACCATAACAAGACAGGATAGTGTAGATAATTATTGGAATACAAAGAGATAATCCTTACTTTCCAGAAAACTTACAAAACTTCTACTAGAGAGTAGATGTGGTATAATGGAAAAGGTAAATCAGACTCACTAGTGACCTCATTTTCCTGGGAAAAAAACAACCTTCCTATGGGGCTTCTAATAACCAACAATTCaaagagatgaaagaagaaaagaggggcAGATGGAAGTCAATGAGGAGACAGTTTGCACTCTTTCTCTAGTGTTAACTTGTGGTACTCAGACCCCACCAAAACCATTACACAGTCCCAAGGTTATTCAATGATTGGCAGGCAATTCGCTGAGGTTTAAATGCCACTAAAGTAGAATAATCCTGGGAAGACAGTGAAGCCTGGCTATACCTAACCCTCGAAAACCTagccacaaaaaagaaaaaaaaaatgttgagccATGAGAAATAACCACttctattttgatctccagaTTTATAGGAttctaaaaatgataaaataaatatgcagaaGTTTAAAGTACTCTCAGTGCTATAGTTTGAATTTAAAGTGTACCCCCAATATGGTACATGTGCTGGATATTATTACACTATTATTATCACAGCTTGTTTCTCAACTGGTGGGACAAGTTGATTGATAGCCCATCCTTCCAGTATCCCACCACCTTTACTTGGTATCCAAAAAGGGACCCAGCAGAACTCCTTTGTCAAATCTAAATATCTTGTGAATAGTATTAGCCAATCCAAGCCCAAAGACACAAGTAGTATGAACACATTTCTAAAACACCAGAGGTCTATTCCTCCAGACCATTATCCCTTCAGACATTCCAAGTACTCTTACAAACCTGCTTTAcaccagtgggaaaaaaaaatctaagcctGGTTTACCCATGGCTCTCATCTAAAGCCAGTAACATGCCAAAATAGATTGCTGAAGAATTACACCCAAACCTGGTAGGGAGTTTCCCTAAGAAATCAATGGAAATCTTAACAGTAGACAAACATGGTTTTATTACATCTGCTTTATATGAATAAAAAGTTGTTTAAGTTGAAGATATGTGCAGATCCATGGGCAATAGCTAATGGTGTCCAGAGGGCAACAGGAAGATGTATCACAAAGAGGTGCAAATAAGTGATTTGCAGATGAATTCTCAACAAACACCCACACTGTGGAAGACATTCTTCATAGTGTAAACACAATCTGTGCTATGGATGTCCATCAGCCTCCTACACCTGCCTCCCCAAAGCTTGCTCAGTGGGACCATGAAGCAAGTTCCTGTGTTGTGGACAAAAGTCATACCTTCCTGCATCTACTGACCAACTAAAACAAAGAACACATTCAGGAAAAAATAAGGTAGGATCTCAAAAGCAAATTGATTATTTTATACAATGAACAGCTGTGTCATTTCCAGATCTGACCCTTACTCTGTGTTAGAGGGACATCACTTACTATGGTGTTGGAAGTGCACTAAGGTAAACACAACTCAGACATCAGGTTTCACTTGGACCTCAAGTAGTGGTGTGAAATCTGACAAACTTGTTTTTGCTTCTAATCAAACTCTAAATCTATGAAATGAGATTTAATTAAGTTAGGGCTTTTTCAGCAGAAAGTCATTAAagataaaaacattaaaacatctataaaatgtattcattggTATTCTAATAATCTcaagtttataaaatttaattgtaAAATCATCAAATAAGAATACAATCATTCTAAtgaacacacattcacataatgTGTCTTATTATTGCATCCCAAACCACAATATTGAAAATATCAAGTTTATACATTTCTAATTGCACATCTGCTTCTACAGTCATGTGTCAAGCAatacaggaaaatgcaaataaaacatatGAGGGAGTCTAACTTAGATAGTCCATGAGTTCATCACATGGACTTGTGTCCTCTACTTTAAAACTTAGTATACATTTCATATTCTGGTTTTGTAAAGTTAATTTCCtctacattttttaatttcattcaaaTTCAAGGCTCAAAATCTTGAAGTGATTTTATACTAAAATTTATAGTATCACAGTTCCTTTAGGGTTTGAGAAAAATGttatatgcactgtgtgtgtgtgtgtgtgtgtgtgtgtgtgtgtgtgtgtgtgtgtgttatcaaagcagaagcagggattATTTGGGAGGGAAGGAAGCCATCAAGAATGAACTAAATCGATGGCAGAGAACTGTAAAGGAggataaaaaacaacaaagtatattcctaaatatgtataaaattgttgcaacaaaatataatttgtacactaaataaaagttatttttaattaatatagagTTCTTCCTATACTAAATTTCCCTAAATCTATAGGATACGTTATAGATGATGTCACTCATTTGAGTTTGCCTGCTATGGATTAGTATCAAGTTAAATCTTCCAGTAGGGCCAAATGAACACATAACTGAGCCATATTTCTAATCATTAGTACTATAGTTGCTTTAAACAAAAGGGATatggatttgttttggttttcacttTCTTAACTTCATTGAGATAAAATTTATATATCATAAAATTGGCCATTTTCAAGACAGTAACCCGAGATTCAGTACATTCCTGGTATTATGCAATCACTGCTTCTAGCTAGTTCCCATACTTCTTGTCACCCCAAAGAATACCACATACCCTTTAGGCAATATCTCCCATTATATACCATATTCCTGGAAACTCCCAATTTTCTATACATATAGGTTCTTTTCCCCTGGATACTTCATCTCTGTGGAATCTTGCAATACGTGGCATTTCATGACAGGCTTCTTTCATTCAGCATAATGTTTCAGAGATTACATGTGCTGTTGTAGCAAGTATTGGGACatgttttttcctatttttaaccTGATGTTATTCCTTTCTGTGTATATGCAaggtgtggttttcttttttaatatttatattattatttggcagtaatagaacttgaagtcatgTGAGGCAAGTGCTCTCACACACAGCTACAGTCTCCACTCcattattttagttttgtgaCTTAGCATACAAAAATGATGTCATTCTGCTTTTTCTAGTTtatccccttctttcttcttctccctcccccaggccTCCTGatcctctccagcccctccagtttccttcttcccctcGGATAATCCCCTCTGCTACTGTCACATCAGGATTCCTTTTCCTCTCATTTTAACCTCTCCCCAACATCTTCCTTCCCTCTTGAGATAGATcacctttctagtttcatgacctacacacacatacacacagaggtgggGTGTGCATGGCATTTTTCCCTCATGGGTTTCATAGTGTTTCTTTACTGTATGCTTTTGACATTTGACTAGAGTATGTCATGGACACATTCTCTGCCCATGTCTATCTTGAGTTTCTAAGTACCTCATGTGTTTGGATGCCTGTTTCTTGAGACCTGGAGAATTTTCTGCCATAATTTCACTGAATAGATTCTGTTTGCCTTTAGTGTAGACCTCAGTTCCTCCTTCTATTCCATGGATTCTCGGTTCAATCTCTTGATTATATCACAATTTGGGGATATTGTGctcattgtcatttgttttatttgttttccttactgATGTCTGAATATAATATTTCAGTGACCTTGTCATCCACTCTCAGCCATTCTGCTTGGTTAAGGTTACCAGTGATGGTCCCCACTGTACGATTACTTGATTCGCTGAGGTTTATGATTTCCATGCAAtcctttagggttttttttttttctcagtgcctTTGCCAACATTTCTGCTCATATTGGTGAATTTCTCATTCGTGTTCAGATGTTTTCTTCAATGCAGTTAATTTTTCTCTCCAGGCCCCATATTGGATCCATCTGTTTGTTTGTATCCTCTTTGTATTGTTGACCATTTTTGTCAGAAACCTTTCAAACTCTTCATCTGGTATTTTAGCATGTTTCAATGTCTTTTAGTTGCACAGTTGAAGACTTAATGATCTTTTAGAGGAGACGTGTTCTACTACTGCCTTTTACTGCTTCTTGTGTGTCTTTGTAGGAATGTGTACAACTGCTGGTTTGGGAGTCTCCAGTCTTCCTTGGATATGATCCCACTGAGCATGATGCTCCAGAAAGCTCTGTCTCCAGTAACATTCAGCAAAGAGAAGATAAACTTTGgaaactgcctctgcttctcaccCCGCCCCACAAGAATCCACATGACCGGGCTGTTTggcttccctccttccctccactgTGCTGTGCATCTTTCTCTGGACATTTGCAGGTATCTCGTTACTTACTTCGTTTATTTCTGAAGCTCCTCTCTCTTTGGATTATAGAATAGATCTTCTTATTCTAAATCTCTCTCCAGTCCACACAAAAGCAGCTTCTAGCCCACCATCTTAACCCTTCAGGAATGAAATTACTTTGAGCTTAATATGTAGTCAATATAAAAGTATtaattcttggtttctttttttaaacgtGAGTCTTCAAATCATATTATTTTACACATATGTCTCCATTCAGACCAAGAACAGTTCGAGCACTTGTAGGATGTGTGTACCTAGAGGTCCCGGGGTCTATATTCTGAAGAGTGTAGGCTAAAACCTATTcccattttgtttttcctgagctTAATTAAAAAGCTTAATGGAACAGTCCTTCACAGTTAcaatactttaaatatttaaaagctttTCAGTACATTAGTTTAACTGATTTTAACAATACATTTTTCATACCTAAGGCCACAAAATTTAAGGTTGAGAAGTTCAGAAGCACCAGCCCAAGTTTCTAATGGTGCTCCCACTGTATTATCACCCCTAGTTTTTCCTACTACTATGTTACATTAACCATAtaattatcagaaaaaaatgaaaagaagaataaGGTTTCAAATACAAGGCAAACCAAAGCAAATAGGACCAGCTTATCAAttcttcctttttcaaaaaaaaaaaaaaatgcaggctaAATCTGGTGAAATTCTGGCCAAGAACATGGCAAAGTCATCCTGTAGTAAATTAGTCAGTTTCAAAGTGGGTATCTACAAACTGTATTCCTTCCTCTAGATTTCTGCAAATAGCTGAGTTGATTTCTAACTTCTGGTTTTAAatttagtagaaaaaaaaaaagcaacgtGCAGTATTTTTAATCTATGTGTTTACAAATTAGGACTTAATTTTTCTAGTATATTTTAAACTGGCATAGAAACACCACCTAGAGTGAATTCTTTCCCCCAACAAAACATTTTGCAATGTCTGAAGATACATTTGGTTGGTGCTACTGGGGTAAAGGGGACAGTGCTACTGGCATCTAGTGAGTAGAGGCCACTAGGGGTGCTAAATATCCAAGATCAGAATTTCCATTATAAAAAACTATCGGCCAGGCATTAATCCcagacttgggagacagaggtaggt
Encoded here:
- the Tdrd15 gene encoding tudor domain-containing protein 15, which translates into the protein MDSTSLLPTFLDVDLTVLHIECLSKDVLVKFQGKNNSECQFDYHILQREIQYIPKVKNTVGVNEFCLVEEKVTGEWQRGRVVGKTNELYTVLLIDRGEELRVDGTRVASACEKLFELPPRVIFGIFANILPVGEKWSPKALHYFKSLVGIRLKVNMQTVLPLQMILLEAPKVISEVLELQLGRFIDRDTFRLIVEILKELPQPMPDLLHHKRLDSSLSSKSTSLDVQYILDNFQPSLSVGSLDSVKVSSALSPGKFYCQLLTRIPELEDLTECMNLHYNTVGQETSPTCDNFGLLCVAKGTNGRWQRGILQKLLPDNQVKIWFMDYGSSESIPSIHVKKLKQDFIFAPLFSFPCSLTYLHCPDPEVRRQQLTIFKQALLGHVVYAHIDWFSEDERLYYVTLQSQESAVNSMCLLRTLGTQILCPAFESNITNSLSETGTSDTGSLASEGFIGYTEQSVGGLNEKDDLKAGFPIKTVKMEIESTHIAFVVNVLNPSNFWVRISKHQNKFEDIMKTINKFYNASENDELTLRNPEPGLFCCARYSKDRCFYRAIITAMNDYWINVYLLDYGSTDSIPFFDAKILLPEFCDLPPLAMHCSLAHISPVTDLWVQAATDYFKKIVLNKAILLQVRAKKDDKYIVSIQNIETPENMDVASLMLQAGYAESTEVALEDFPKSVGDCSMLKLKYEDTLHNKNVLASAPVKRPKPEKSHSDKLKENLSSLHRVLDLKISFNFCFEQSSSQPYKEYVFKPGKLLEVNCSYCHGPGDFSCQLLCKSGDLKLLMEQIQDYYSIHPEPYQTGKVACVAKHSRDGKWYRAAILTQASDQEVELVFVDYGNQERVFIKDLCAINPHFLALEAQAFRCCLNYLVEPITCKILDWTEEASRDFGYFISSRGGLLTCIVYALVLIHPKCLCNLVDLQSSLTSANEFLLRRGSTHYSVLSRPLPFSVSLYSYYYSSFDIKIGSEEDVYISHVYSPKKFYCQLCRNSKDLEMLETRITEMISLKMCAKYDWNRMRLCISKYIEDGLSYRALVKPTESSSDPCVYFVDYGNEQFVEENMVCAISDQFPELLFTPMQAIQCFLSDLRDIDIPGEINRWFEDSFLGKPLKAVILSRESDGQLGIDLYDGYQHINQTIKLLLSIYGEKHSEQAWCVEKNPKLNQALTAPSKENPESNRCCKAINKTSLPKHSAKKTDQLMRPESMYARSLKPSICYGVEPTPKSKVKRPFKYGLKHKNGKLILGSGHIPEESGMGSKSQETASKLVTKDLNQASSQTRCILHRPPVTKVPQAHIDLSSQVKGSAPISHHLANFPLAGNGNEAIGLTDVLNERTNGQKKQNSLSLLVRDHVEYSNNHAVSTDSTKEVLPKGPFEVEVFDHGNTAIVNGSKVYSISRELLTMPQLGIYSFLHRIKWNGPIEMCKSKIAEYFSLGVINRIISCEFLKMHNGKWEVNITCGNKCVIKKLLSWSPCPKLQEGTLQTPRVIALKVSLCENSHWKAGRVNSYEGLVIFKPLSQQLVEIPSELVRHGQFEKSKMIYISETGGFHVKLPKNQKTSDLARLIPKEDYSSFLSMDIIKRGLEFLSVSRRNFKRYQSQTEEQWVDEKVLGFLVNHGQHEAVPVDNTKVFSRQIRNISRQGMAQKRIWFRHSKKTTLEFIVCVFPHLQMSIISLKYLDYAWEVEMLANGVLLWRYLNVSTSLVEENKWPSSGTVLSLEPQILLSPCVTRPFVWAPLQNGRRYCGIATAVSDPSDFCVQLEDFFDIMKYLFTLLSDIPEPLQVLPPERMIPGSSCLFKNELEGQWNRAEISEVSDQSLHLVLIDYGLSVHIPHSEATNLKSVPEKIMSLPRLSYPCSLYGVLPASGKLWNNEARQFFQDFLCKSGLVFQFREYGSAAVSEVDVIYKNDSVADMLVVSGLAVHPKDSAGPHGITATGSKLQSQPICPLLDKHWHKKESFNYSTVKQKLQKKKPSKKRNVSRRLLKKSCVSEKLHSGNLKQRRKVIIGKLNFPSTILFEICIAALSGGLPDRLGNNTGCFKNILSTVGVQEKSHTMDSNAVSVNEKITAEHLKNPAVALSLGDAAVIVLQDQSLHPSQQVIDDADARMDQPKAQDMGLGDS